The following are encoded together in the Panicum virgatum strain AP13 chromosome 6K, P.virgatum_v5, whole genome shotgun sequence genome:
- the LOC120711843 gene encoding uncharacterized protein LOC120711843 translates to MARLLAQTLTLARPSPSPSATAASASLRGLATKVEVIEIDLTEDDAAAPGGSPAAAPSVEVVGIRRLEEAIHGVMVRRATPDWLPFVPGGSFWVPPLRRPQGVAELVGRIAAAGGAEGLVGAAGGAVEVVELDAPMTEEEALSFSTARGWPSATYFVEGKSPHSKKESRKGATQPDDEES, encoded by the exons atggccCGCCTCCTCGCGCAGACCCTAACCCTCgcccgcccctccccctccccatccgccaccgccgcatccGCCTCCCTCCGCGGCCTCGCCACCAAGGTCGAGGTCATCGAGATCGACCTCACCGAGGACGACGCCGCGGCCCCCGGGGGGtcccccgccgcggccccgtCGGTCGAGGTGGTGGGGATCCGGCGCCTGGAGGAGGCCATCCACGGCGTCATGGTGCGGCGCGCCACCCCGGACTGGCTCCCCTTCGTGCCGGGCGggtccttctgggtgcccccgcTGCGGCGCCCGCAGGGGGTCGCCGAGCTCGTCGGCCGGATCGCGGCCGCGGGGGGCGCGGAGGGGCTCGTCGGGGCCGCTGGCGGCGCGGTCGAGGTCGTCGAGCTCGACGCGCCCAtgacggaggaggaggcgctctCCTTCTCCACCGCGCGGGGGTGGCCCTCGGCCACCTACTTCGTCGAAG GGAAATCTCCACATTCAAAGAAGGAATCGAGGAAAGGTGCAACTCAACCTGATGATGAAGAAAGCTGA
- the LOC120711845 gene encoding uncharacterized membrane protein At1g16860-like — protein MGSRFPSHQLSNGLYVSGRPEQPKEKAPVMSSSAMPYTGGDLKKSGELGKMFDLHRKSGPLGNQPSRNTSFGGAASNSGPVSNAVGRSNYSGSISSAVPGTGGSSRTKSNSGSLNKHGEPTKRLSGPQSGGVTPMARQNSGPLPPVLPTTGLITSGPITSGQMNSSGAQRKVSGPLDPSVSMKMRTASFAHNPAVTNLNAEDGYSIKGSIPTAIMWLVALLFVVGFVAGGFILAAIHNPILLIVVVVIFGFVAALITWNICWGTKGVTRFVSRYPDADLRTAKDGEYVKVTGVVTCGNLPLESSFQRVPRCVYTSTCLYEYRGWDSKAANTTHRRFTWGLRSMERHAVDFYISDFQSGLRALVRTGFGARVTPYVDESVVIDINPDNKDMSPEFLRWLRGRNLSSDDRIMRLKEGYIKEGSTVSVMGVVQRNDNVLMIVAPAEPISTGCQWAKCMLPTSLDDLVLRCEDTSDMDVIPV, from the exons ATGGGTTCACGGTTTCCATCTCACCAGCTAAGCAATGGCCTCTATGTCTCGGGCCGACCTGAGCAACCCAAGGAGAAGGCCCCAGTCATGAGCTCCTCAGCTATGCCATACACTGGTGGGGACTTGAAGAAATCTGGAGAGCTTGGAAAGATGTTTGATCTCCATAGAAAATCTGGTCCTTTGGGTAATCAACCTTCAAGGAATACTTCATTTGGTGGTGCTGCCTCCAACTCTGGACCAGTTTCTAATGCCGTTGGTCGCTCCAACTACTCTGGTTCCATTTCATCGGCAGTTCCTGGCACTGGAGGATCTTCAAGGACAAAATCTAATTCTGGATCTCTCAATAAGCATGGAGAACCGACAAAGAGGTTGTCTGGCCCCCAATCAGGTGGAGTAACCCCCATGGCCCGCCAGAACTCTGGCCCTCTACCTCCTGTTCTTCCTACAACTGGGCTAATTACATCAGGTCCAATCACCTCGGGTCAGATGAATTCATCCGGTGCTCAAAGGAAAGTATCAGGCCCTCTTGATCCTAGTGTATCAATGAAGATGCGTACTGCCTCTTTCGCACACAACCCAGCTGTCACAAATCTCAATGCAGAAGATGGTTACTCGATTAAGGGCAGCATTCCAACTGCAATAATGTGGTTGGTTGCGTTGCTTTTTGTGGTTGGGTTCGTGGCAGGTGGCTTCATTCTTGCTGCTATTCATAATCCAATCTTGCTCATAGTTGTTGTGGTGATATTTGGTTTTGTTGCTGCACTTATCACCTGGAACATCTGCTGGGGAACAAAAGGTGTGACTAGGTTTGTCAGTCGCTATCCTGATGCAGATCTTAGAACTGCAAAAGATGGGGAGTATGTGAAGGTTACTGGG GTTGTTACTTGTGGAAATTTGCCCCTTGAATCCTCATTCCAACGGGTTCCGAGATGTGTTTACACTTCCACTTGCTTGTATGAGTATAGGGGTTGGGATTCAAAAGCTGCCAACACTACACATCGCCGATTTACTTGGGGACTCAGGTCAATGGAG CGACATGCAGTGGATTTCTACATCTCTGATTTTCAATCGGGGCTGCGTGCACTGGTCAGAACAGGATTTGGTGCGCGTGTAACCCCATATGTTGATGAGTCTGTCGTTATTGACATAAACCCAGACAACAAGGACATGTCGCCAGAGTTCCTAAGGTGGCTGCGGGGAAGGAACCTCTCGAGCGATGATCGGATCATGCGCCTGAAAGAAGG GTACATCAAGGAGGGCAGCACTGTTAGCGTGATGGGTGTTGTCCAAAGGAACGATAATGTGCTGATGATCGTTGCTCCCGCTGAACCCATCTCCACTGGCTGCCAGTGGgccaagtgcatgcttccaacCAGCCTCGACGACCTGGTTCTGAGGTGCGAAGATACATCCGACATGGATGTGATACCAGTCTAG
- the LOC120711846 gene encoding F-box/kelch-repeat protein At1g51550-like, giving the protein MAYRVEPASQESWRRKRGRAKKWRQPWPAMGCGGGIEAACGGADRMEDEEAGAPSSSSSSPPPPPVAQLGYDQLLSVLRLLPPEAVLSFAATCRAFRAWASSDALWEALCRRDWGARTAAALAERRRERERGGGGVPPAPWRRVYAEVARLGALSARRVPVRGASPRPRASHSLNLVAGWLVLFGGGCEGGHHLDDTWVAYAGTGAGNRPPTVLSWQQLASGIPSGRFSHSCTQVGDTLVLFGGITDWGQRLNDTWIGQVISEEPRRMRISWRLLEVGLLAPPPRGAHAACGVDDKFIVIHGGIGLYGSRLGDTWLLDLSNGLRSGSWHQIGNTWPLPPPRSGHSLTWIGGTRMVLFGGRGSEFEVLNDVWLFDISDHCPKWKELKYDLSSALGEMPFPRVGHSAILALGGKVLVYGGEDSQRRRKDDFWILDTPALLQYESGSKKMTKRMWKRLRIDGQCPNYRSFHGACVDTSGCYVYIFGGMVDGLVHPAEALGLRFDGQLYQVELVLHL; this is encoded by the exons ATGGCGTATAGAGTCGAACCAGCAAGCCAAGAATCATGGCGCCGTAAGAGGGGAAGGGCCAAGAAATGGCGACAACCATGGCCGGCGATGGGATGCGGTGGGGGCATAGaggcggcttgcggcggcgctgaccgcatggaggacgaggaggcgggggcaccatcatcatcatcatcctcgccgccgccgccgcccgtcgcgcAGCTGGGCTACGACCAGCTGCTGTCCGTCCTCCGCCTGCTCCCGCCCGAGGCCGTGCTCTCCTTCGCCGCCACCTGCCGCGCGTTCCGGGCCTGGGCCTCCTCCGACGCGCTCTGGGAGGCGCTGTGCCGCCGCGACTGGGGCGCCCGCACGGCCGCCGCGCTAGCCGAGCGCCGGCGCGAGCGCGAGCGTGGCGGTGGCGGGGTGCCCCCGGCGCCCTGGAGGAGGGTCTACGCCGAGGTCGCCAGGCTAGGCGCCCTGTCCGCGCGCCGCGTCCCCGTGAGGGGCGCCTCGCCGCGACCCCGCGCGTCGCACTCGCTCAACCTCGTCGCTGGATGGCTTGTGCTCTTCGGCGGTGGCTGCGAGGGAG GTCACCACCTTGATGATACTTGGGTGGCTTATGCTGGAACTGGAGCTGGAAATAGACCGCCTACTGTACTTAGCTGGCAGCAATTAGCCTCTGGCATTCCAAGTGGGCGCTTCAGTCATTCATGCACTCAAGTTGGGGACACGTTAGTCTTGTTTGGTGGAATCACTGACTGGGGCCAGCGTTTGAATGATACATGGATAGGTCAAGTTATTTCTGAAGAACCTCGAAGGATGCGGATCTCATGGAGACTGCTGGAGGTGGGTCTGCTTGCACCACCTCCACGTGGAGCCCATGCAGCCTGCGGCGTTGATGATAAGTTCATTGTGATTCATGGAGGGATAGGGCTCTATGGTAGCCGGCTTGGTGATACATGGCTTCTTGATCTCTCAAATGGCCTCCGATCCGGCAGTTGGCATCAAATAGGGAACACATGGCCTTTGCCTCCACCTCGTTCTGGCCACTCTTTAACTTGGATTGGTGGGACACGCATGGTGCTGTTTGGTGGTAGAGGATCAGAATTTGAGGTTCTTAATGATGTCTGGTTGTTTGATATTAGTGATCATTGCCCAAAATGGAAGGAGCTAAAGTATGACTTGTCTAGTGCTCTTGGTGAAATGCCTTTTCCACGGGTTGGGCATTCAGCAATACTTGCCTTGGGAGGCAAGGTCCTTGTGTATGGCGGAGAGGACTCGCAAAGGCGACGGAAGGATGACTTTTGGATCTTagatacgccagctctacttCAATACGAGTCAGGTTCCAAGAAAATGACTAAAAGGATGTGGAAAAGGCTAAGAATCGATGGTCAGTGCCCAAATTACCGATCCTTCCATGGGGCATGTGTAGATACTTCTGGTTGTTATGTgtatatttttggtggaatgGTTGATGGCCTTGTTCACCCTGCAGAAGCCTTGGGTCTGAGATTTGATGGGCAGCTGTATCAAGTGGAGCTTGTGCTGCATCTTTAG